The window TTCCATTCGGAAAGATTCGATTCTCAAGGCCGAGCGATTCGCCGCCGACGTGCTGTCGCTGACGGCCGGCGTCGAGGTGGGACCGGCCCTGATCCGGCCGCTGGCCCGCGTCGACGAACAGGCGCGGCGGCAGCTGGCCCTGATTCGCGAGCCCTACAAGGTCGGTGTGATCGGCGAGTACGGCGCCGGCAAGACCCTGTTCGTGGCATCGCTGCTCAACTACCTGGAGGACCTGCCGATCGGCGACCTGGCCACCACCGGGAACGTGACCCGGTTCCGGCTGCGGCCGGTCACCGACGGCGAGCGGACCGTCGTGGCCGGGCGTCGGGTGGTGTTCCTCAGCCGTACCGAGGTCGAACGGTGCCTGGAGGACCTCGCCCAGCAGGTCCGCGACAGCAGTGCGGTCGGCGCCGGACTCGACGACCTGGTGCAGAAGGCGATCGCCGGTGATCCGGAGGGTCTGCGGGCATGGCTGGCGACCGAGCGAAACGCCGACAATGCACTGATCCGGCTGGCCACCCAGGTCATCGCGGTCGCGGACAGTGCCGCCCGGTATCCGGCGATCCTCGGCACCACCCGGGACGTGGCCGACACCGAGGTCGCCGAGCTGCTGCGGATCACCGCCGACAGGCGTCCCACGGCCGACCCGTTCTGGCTGGTCCGGCAGATGGAGCTGGTCCTGGACGTGCCGGTGTCGGTGCTCGACCTGACCGACCTGGCGGCGGCCGGCTCGATGATCCAGACCGGCGGCGGAATCGCCGGTGGCGAGTTCGGCGCCGGCACCGTGCTGGAGCTGTGGGACTTCCCGGGCATCAGCAACGGCGTCTCCTACGAACGTGACCGCCGCCTGACCAGGGTGCTGCTGCACGACGTCGACTCGGCGATCGCCCTGCTCAAGGCCGGTAACCCGGACAGCCCGGCGCCCGACGAGTTGAAACGGCTGATCGAGGCGACCGGAGGCGGCGCCATCGCGGGGATCGGCAACGTGTTCGACAGTGCGCAGGCCGGCCGTCTCGACACCGCGGGGCTGCTCGACAGCGAAGCCGCCGTGTTCAAGGTGATGCCGACGTTGGACCGGCTGCTGCAGATCGCCGGCACGCTGACACCGGACAGCGACCCGTTCGTCTACGCCGGACTGGTCGCCTACCAGAACCTGCGGCCGCAACCGGACACCTCCGTTTTCGACCATCGACTCGACGACCAGGCGATGACGGCGATGGCCCTGAAGAAGATCGTGCTCGGCCTGCCCGCCGACAGTGCCCTGCGGGCCCAGTTGCTGCCGGCGACCGAGGACGGCGGCCGCCGCCGGGTGCTGGCGCTGCTCGCCCAGCAACTGTCCGCGCACGGCCTGTACCGGCGCTGGCAGCGGGTCCAGAACGAGGATGCCCGGCTGCGTGAACTCGTCGCCGAGCTGGAGGCGGCGGTCGAGCGGACCCCGGAGGACGGCGGTGTGGTGGCCGCCGCCGAGAAGGAGTTCGAGCTGGTCATCTCCGCGCTGCGGGAGGCCTTGGAGCGGGTGAAGGGCCTGGCCCGGCGGGTGTTGACGGTGGAACTGTCCGGCGGCGGCGGACCGGGCGAGATCTCGTTCACCAGGTACGTCGAGGAGACCACGGCCCGGCAGGTGAACCGGTGGCCACAGTGGCGGCAGATGCTCGACGCCGTACACGGCCGGGAGATCCGTGGTGGGCCGCAGCTCACCGACGAGCTGGCCGGACCGTTCGGCGAGACCTGCGCGGCGGTGCTGGAGACGGTTCGCGCCGAGGCGCTGCGTCGATGGGAGAGCGCGCTGCTGGACGCGGCACGGGCGGCGCTGACCGCCGGGGACGCCGCCGCGCCCACACCGGACCTGCGGCTGCTGTCGCGGGTCGACGCCCTCGCGGCCACGCACGGCGGCCGATGGACCGTGCTGGCCCAGCCGAACAGATGGCGCGGCATGCTGACGAACGTGCCCGCGTCGGTGGGTGAACGGCACGCCTACCAGGCCCCGTCGCCGCAGCAGTACGCCGAGTCGTTCCCGCTGCCGTACGGCTCCCGGTTCGTCTGGGCGTACCCGCCCGACCACGGCCGCGACCCGGACGACGCCGACCTGCGGCACCGCGTGCACCCCGGATACGTGTTCCGGCTGCGTCACGAGATGGTCGCGACCACCGTGCACCTGGTGGAGGCGGAGATCGAGAAGATCCGGGGCTGGGCGGCCGAGATCACCGAGATCTCCCTCGCCCGACTCACCGGGATCGCAGGTGGGGCACAACCGCCGGAGACCCGGCCCGGCGTGGACGAGGCCCGCGCCGGCCTGCTCGAAATGATCAGACGAGTCCGTCAGAGTTCGCCGGAGGACTCCTCGGGCATGTTCTGGAACGAAACCGAGAGGGATCACTGACATGGACGTCGAACTCGAGTTCGTCGCCGCCGGAGACGGCACGCCCCGCCGGCAGTTCACCCTCGACCCCACGGCCGGGCCGGTCACCCCGCCCACCGCGATCCTGTCCAACCGGCTGAACCGGCCGTTGGTCATCGCCGCGATCACCGTGGTCGCGGCCGGTGACGACCGAGCCGGCGCCGCGGCCCGGTTCGCCGCCGCCTGGCAACCGGAGGTACCGCCGCACGGAATCGATCTTCCGGCGCTGGGCCGGTACATGGCGCCGTGGCGGCAGATCCCGGCCACCGACGTACCGCCCGGCCGGGTCGCCTACGCCTGGTCGCTCACCGTCGCCGAACGTCTGCCGGACGGGCGGCTGCGTGCGGTCGAGACGATCCGTCACCGGTGCCTGATCGAGGTGCCGGTGGCCGTACCCCCGGAGCCCGAACCCGCCGCCGCGACGCAACCGCAACCGCAACCGCAGGCCGGGCCCGAGTCGCGGCCGGAACCGGCGGCGGTGCCGGACGGGCCGGTCCACGACGGCTGGATCGCCATCGATTACGGCATGTCCAACTCCACCGTCACGATGTTCGACCAGAGCCAGAAGCGGGCCCTGATCGGCCTGCCCCCGACTCAGACCGCGGTGCTGCGGGACCTGCTCAACGACCTGCTCACCGAGGAGGGCGACGACTTCGGGCTGGACCGTGCCCAGTGGCGGCGGGTGCTGGAATCGGTCGGCCGGGCACTGGCCGCCGCCCGGCCCGAGCAGTCCGGTGTCGCCCCGCTGGAACAGGTCCGACTGTCGATGGCCGGTGACGGTGTCTTCGACGTGCTGCTCGGACTCGACAGGCAGGCCGCGATCGCCCCACAGCGGGAACGCGACGAACTGGCCGCCGCGCTGGAACGGCTCAGCGCCAAGGTGTTCAGCCATCCGCCGATCGAGGAGATGCAACTCATCCCGATCGCCCTGCACGCCGGTGAGCCGTCGATCTCCAGCGACGCGCACGTGCTCGGCCTGAAACCGTTCCGACTGGCGATGTGGGACGACGGCGAGACCGACGTCGACGACGACGTGCCGCTCGCCGTCGAGCAGCAGCCCGGCCTCAAACGGTTCCTGGGCAATCCCCGCCCGCTGCCCGGCCTGCCGTCCGGCACCGACCGGCCGGACACCCAGCAGGCGCTGACCGCCCTCTGGCAGCGGCTGCTCCACAAGATCGAAGAGTTCCGGGAGCGGGAGCCGGACCGCTACTCACCCGGCCGGATCGACCGGGCGGTGGTGACCTACCCGACCACCGCCCCGCCGCAGACCCGTCTCGACATGGAGGAACTGGCCCGCTCGGTCGGCATCCGGATCGTCGACACCCGGTTCGACGAGGCCACCGCGGCCGCCATGTTCTCGCTGATGCGGCAGTTCTCCGGCGACCACGCCACCGGCATCGAGGCGTTCCGGGCCCGCAGCCGCCCGGTGATCCCCGCCGACACCGGCGCTGGTGAGGACACCGAGACACCGGTCCACGAGCGGGAATGGCGCTACAACACGCTGGTCATCGACATCGGCGGCGGATCCACCGACGTGGCGCTGCTCGGCCTGACCCTCGCCGACTGCACCGAGCGGGACCCCACCGTCCCGCCCGACCAGCAGGGCCGCTACTACGAGCTGCGACCCACCGTGCTCGGCAAGGCCGGCGACCTGCAGCTCGGCGGCGACCGGATCACCCTGGGCATCTTCCGGCTGCTGAAGGTCAAGCTCGCCGACGCGGTGCTCACCGCGTCACCGGGCATGGTGCTCAGCGACTACGAGAACTACGTGGAGAACGGGCGCTATCTGCCCGGCTCCCTGCTGGCCCGACCCGGTGGCCCGGACGACCTGATCGACGCGGCGGTGCCGACCAGGTGGGCCGGGGTGCGCACCGGGGCCGAGGCACGCGCCGCCCGGGAACGTTTCCGCCGGCTCTGGGACGAGGCCGAGCGGGCCAAACGGGCCTCCGCCGATCAAAAGCCCTATCCGGTACGCAACATCGCCGACCTGCTTCAGCTGCCGACCACCGGGGACCTGCCGGCCACGTTCTCGATCGACTGGGCGGACGTCTGCGGCGAGATCGACAAGGTCCTCGTCCGGTCCATCGAGATCGGACTGTCGGTCGCCCGTAAACGGCTGTCCGAGGTCGGCGGCCGCAAGGAGCCACTGGACACGATCATCCTGTCCGGCGGCACCTCCGCACTGCCGCGGACCCGGCAGCTGCTGCACCGGATCTTCGCCGAGGAGACCGCCGAGAACCGCCGGGACGCCCTCGACTGGAATCCGCTGCGTGTCGTCCACGACCCGGACTTCGCCAAACTCGGCACCTCGATCGGGGCCTGCTGGGCGTACCACATCGATCAGAAGGGTTTCGCCGACCGCGAAGCGGCCCGGCAGCGGGTCGCGATGGGCCGCACCGAGATCCACATCGACGTCGACAACCTGCTGCACGTCCTGCCCTACGGGCTGACCCTGTCGGCGCACGGCATGGACGCGATACCGATCTTCACCGCCGGTCAGGAGTTCGAGCGGGTCGGCGCCAAGGGCGAGGGCACCCTGCGTTCCGGCTGGTACCGGGCCGTGCCCGACCTCACGATCAACCGCAAGGGCTTCTCCACCGCCGAGGTCGCCACCCGCTGGGGACACCTGAACCTGGCCAGCTGGGCGCTGGACCACGAGGACCCGGACCGGTTCAGCCTGGACGAGTGGCGGGCCGCCAGGATTCAGGTGCAGTTCGAGATCGGCGAGACCGACCTGCTGCACGCCTACTTCTGCCTCGGTGAGCCGGACTACGCGATCGACCTGACCGACGGCCGGCGCAACCCCGAGGTGGCCGGACCCGGCCCGGACGGCGACCCGCGGCTGCTCACCCGGCTCTACGTCAACCCGGACGCCGCCGGCGGGCTGTCCAACCACGCCGAGGTCCTCCTCGAACCGTCCAGCACACCGGACGGCTACCTCGTCCCGGGCGGCGAGTCGGAACGGCTGGCCTGCTGGATCAGTGCCCGTCTGCCGCGTCGGGCGCCCCGCGACGGCCTCTGGTGGGTGTACCGCCAGGACCCCGACGACCGCGAACTGATGCGCAAGGTCGGTACGCCGATCCCGGCGATCCGGCACGGCCGGGGCGCCGACACCCGGATCGTCGTCGACGCGTACGGCCGGGTCAGTGCCGTCTCCGGGTACGTGCCGTACGTGGCGGCCACCTCGATGGCCGACGTCCTGGAGAATCCCGGTTCGGTGCTGAAGGTGCCGATGGAGGCCGGCAAGATCGACATGGACCGCCGTTTCGATCCGTTCAACGGCTCCCACTGATGGCCTCCCTCGATGACGCGCTCGGCCGGCTGCTCGACGGCGGCGGGCCACCCGCCGCCGTCACCCGCGGGATGCTCGCCGGCCTACGGGAGGCACTGGCCCAGGTCACACCGGACGCGCCGGAGGCCGACGAGGCGATCACCCGGCTGTTGACCGCCGCCGAGCCGGGCACCCCACGCCCGGCCGAGGTGACCGCCCCGCCCGCCCGCGCCGCCCGTCCCGATCGGCTGCTGGCCGAGGTCTGGGCGCGGGCGATCCCGATCACCGCCGAACGCAACCCGGGGGAGCCGCCCACCGACCCCGGCCGGCTCTGGGACGAGATCCACCTGCTCGGTCTGCGGATCTCCGCCGACGAGCGCACCGATCTGACGACCCGGGCGGTGGCGGCGGCCCGTGCCGTAGGCGCCGAACCCGGCGATCCCGCCACGGTGATACCCGGCCCGGCCCGGGAGACGCTGATCCCCTCCCTACGGTCCGGGGACCGCACGCTCAGCACCGGACTCGCCACCGACCCGGCCGCACCGGCACCGGCCGGCCTGCCCGGCGATGGCGGCGCCGAGACGGCCGCCCTGATCCGGCTGATCGCACCGGTCATGGAACTCGTCACCCGGGACCGTCACCTCACCCACTGCCTGCAGGTGCTGCAGTTCCGTGGACTGGCGTCACTGGCTCCGACCGGCGAACAGGACCGGCTGCGGGCCCAAATGGTCAGCCGGGTGGCGGCGGTCGCGGCGGCTCGGGCGTACACCGATGACTGGCTGGAATCGCTGGTCCGGGCACACGAGGCGGTCGTGTCGGTGGTGCACGTCCCGCCGGCGCCGGACGGCAGCTGGTGGGGCGGGCTGCGGCTGCAGGCACACACCCTCGTCCGGGACGGCGCCGGACTAGTCGCCACCGGCCAGGTGAAACTGCCGCCCGCCCGGTTCACTGCGGCGCGGGCGCTGACCGACCACGACATCCCCCTCAAGGTCCCGGAAAGCACCGGGATGGTCCTGGCCTGCGTACGCGTCTGGTCGAGAATCCACGACACCGAGAGCCCTGGACGGGTGATCTATGCGAGCTGACTGGCCCGGCACCGGGGACACGTACGTCTCCCGGCTGGCCGCCGCCCGTGCGGCCTTCCACCCCGACGAGATCCGCGACGGCTGGCTCGCGGTCGGCCGGGACAACCGGCCGACCGCCGCCGGAACCGGCACCGCCGTCTCCTTCCGGCTGTCCACCGACGGCGGCACCCGCGTCGTCGACTGCTTCCTCGGCCCACCCGGCGACGGGATACGGGACCGCTGCCGGCACCTGTCGGCGCTCACCGGCCTGCCCGACGAGGTGGTGGTGCCACGCTGGTACGACGGTGGTGTCACCGTCGACGAGCAGGACTTCCCGATCCTGGTGCACACCGAGCAGTCCGGCCCGACCCTCGCCGACCGCCTGCCCGCCCTCGCCGAGGAGCAGGTCGGCAACCTGCTGGAACGCTGGCTCACGCTGCGCGACGACCTGGCCCGCCGGTTCGACCTGCACCACGCCGGTCCGGATCCGCGGCTGGTCTTCCTTCCCGACGACCAGCTCGCCACGGTACGGGTGACCGGCTGGGAGAATCCGCCCGGCGACGTTCCCGGTGCCGACCGGCTGGCACAGGCCCTCCGTGATCGGCTGACCGACCTGAACCCGGTACCCGTCGTGGTGGCCGAACCTCCGGCGCGGGGGCGGTCCGTCCGTACCATCGCGCTGGTGATGGCGGCCGCGCTGACGCTGTGCGTGGCCGGCCTGGTCGCGCTGTGGGTGATCTAGATGGGGCGCCTCCGATCGCTGCGATGGGGCGAAGTCTGGGCGGCCCGGCCGGACGGGCCGCCGCCCGGCCGGGCGCTCCGGACGATCGTCGTGCTGTTCGCCGTGATGGTGGTCGTCTGTGTCGCGACGGTCGTCAGCGCCGGGATCCGGATCGCCGCGACCGGCCGGGCCGCGGCCGGTGCCGAACGGGACCTGGCCGGCGTCCGTGACGAGCTCACCGGGGTACGGGCGGACCTGACGGAGTCCGAGCAGCGCGGCGCGTCGTCGGCGGCGAAGACCGTCACGGTCACGCGGGAGAGCGTGGCCGCCGCTCTCGGTGGCATCGACGCAGCGACGTTCGACCTGCCGATCACGATCTGCGTCGCCGACGACGACTGCCCGGACCGGCAGACCGTCACCGTGACCCTCGTCGGTTGCGACGGATTTCCGTGTGTCATGGTGCCGGACTGGGGCGTCACCGATCCGGTACGGCTGGAACTCGGCGGCCTCGAATGGCGGGCCGACGGCGGCCTGAGCACCGACAAGCTGAGCTGCGCCGGTGACCGGTTGCCCGCCACCTGGACGTTGCGGGCGACGGTGGCCGAGGCGCGATACAGCGTCAGCGGCGGCTGGACACCGGTCCGGATCACCGCGACCTTCGACGTGGACAGTACCGACGAGCCGACGGACTGCGATTACACCGGCATGCGCTGGACCACCGAGGTGGCGCTGTAGACCTGATATCCGGCCACCCCTTGACCAGTCGGCGTGGATGGAGTCACCCGGACCGCATGCCGAGCCACTGCTCCGCGCCCCAAGCGTGGAACCGCTCGATCTCGGTGAACCCCGACTTCGCCGCCAAGCGCATCGAACCGGCGTTGGCGCTCTGCGTGGCCAGCACGACCGGCTCGCCGGGAAGGACGCCGTCGAACCAATCGAGTGCCGCCACGCAGGCCTCCGCGGCATACCCGAATCCCCACGCCCGCGGCAGAAACAAGTAGCCGAGGTCGACCTTTCCGACGGCGGCCGGGCGGTTCATGGATCCTCTCCGGAGCAGGACATGGCCGATCGGCCAGGGGCGTCGGCGAGCGGTGGTGACATCGCGCCGTCACCGACGGGCGATCTCCGGCAGGTGCCGGAACGGTCGTCCGGAGTGTGAGTCGGGCGAGGCCAGCTGGTCGAGTATCACCAAGCCGGTCTGATCGCCGAGCTGTGCCAGTGTCTCGCCGGCCGAGCGCCGCAGCTCGATGGAGTTGCTCGGATCTTGGCCGATCGCCTTGATGACGCCGAGCGCGCCGGCTGTTCCGATGCTTCCGAGGCTTCTCATCGCTGACTCGCGTAGTTCTCCCGGCGCGTTGTAGCCCAGTGCTACTCGCCGGATCGCGAGGAGATCGGCCGGTTCACGGGGGACCGCGATCAAGGCCAGAGCCTTGGCGCGTGTCTGGCCGTCGAGCTCGTCGTCGCAGGCGAGACCGCGTAGCGCCTCGCGAGCCAGCCTGTCGCCGCGGTGGCTGAGGATCTCGGCGAGCCGGAGTCGGATGGCAGGCGGAATCACCGCGGCGGAGATCAGCCGTCGCACTTCGTCGTGATCGGCGGGGCTGCCGGCGTAGGCGAGTGTCTCTCCGATCACGAGACGCGTCTCGTAGCCGATCCGGTCGTCCCACATCGACGGCCACAGCCGGCGCACGGCCTGGTGCTCGCCGACAGCCAGGAGTTTCCGGACGACCGGCCCGGCGAGTCGCGAATCGTGTGGTTGGAGTGCCGTGTCGATGAGGACGACGACGTCCTCCGGATCGTGCCGTTGAAGCAGGCGATCCAGGAGGATCTCCCGCGCGCGGACGTCGATCTCCGGAGCGAGGGCCAGCCGCCGTACGCGGGACAGATCGGACTGGTTTCCGTTTCGGACCAGATGAATGATCAGGCGCCCGCGAGTTCCCGGGTCGTAACGAGCATCGAGCACCATGGCCCGGCAGCGGTCCAACGAGCCGGACGGGCCGACCAGATGGTCGACGACAAGGTTCCGGAGCCAGCCGAGGTCGTCCGGGCCGCGCGTGTCGTCACCGTTGCGGGTCCAAGCGAACGAGATCAGCCAGTCCATCGTGGGGCTGTCCGCCACAGCGAGCAGACGAGTCGCGGCAGCCTTGCGGTGGCCGAGAGCGACCGCGGCTCGAGAAACGAGCCGGCACAACTGTTCCGGATCGGCCGGCAGTTCGTCGGGGAGGTCTGGTTGTTCGACCGGGTCGGGTGTGGACCGGGAGGGTTCCTCGGCCGGCGACGAGATTCGCGGGTGAAGGTATCGCCGTACCGCCGCCGCCCCGGGTAGGGGCCACCATTCGGCCCTCTGGTCGCTCGCCAGGTCGAGCAGAATGCGATGGGCGGCCGGGTCGTTGCGATCCAGCAGGGCCCTCGCGGCGTCCAGGCGGAGCATGCCGTCCTCGTCGGGATCGGTCGCGACCTGCAGGAGCAGCCGTGGATCGTCCCGGCATGAGCCGTGACGCATGGTGTCGATGACCAGGGCGCGGGTCGGGCGCGGAGCGCTTCGGTCGACGCACAGAGCGTGCATCACGCCGTGACCGCCCCCGTGGTTTCGGAAGAAGCGGATGGCCTCGGTACGCAGATCCGGTTCCGCCGTCGGGTCGAGGGCGAGGTCGCTTGGCAGGCGACAGTTGTAGTTGTGCCGGGCGCTCGCGAGGATCGATGTCCGGGTGGCGAGCGGGACGGTCCGATCCGTTGCCGTGGCGTGAAGCAGGTCGGCGGCCGCGCCGTCGGTTCGGGTGGCGAGTGTTTCGACCATGACGGCGACGGTGTCCGGGGGAGTCGACGGTTCGCGGAGCAGATCCTGGATCACGCGGATGCCGTCCGTTCCACGGCGCCGGGCCACGGCTGCTGCGGCTTTGCACCGTATGTCGACGGGCGCGCCGCCATCGCGGCATATGCGTTCCAACACGTCTTGAAGGCGTGGGTCCACGTCGAAGTGATCGTCGACAAGCCGCAGGGTCGCCTCGGCTCGGACGTCCAGGGTATGTCGCTGATCCATCGCGATCTGCTGATCAGCGACCACCGTGAGCGAGGTACCGGCTTCGTCCACCGGTGCCGTTGATCCGACCCAGTTGTCCACTCCCTTGAGCAGGTGGCCACCCATCCGATTGCCGCGGCTTGTCAAACGACGGGCGGCCCAGCGTCGGCAGGGAGTTCCGATCCGGCGGTCGGACGCTACCGCGACCAGCAATTGCTCCCCCAGCGCGGCGTCGATGTCGGCGATCTTGTCGCTGATCAACGTTCGAGGCCATGGCGGCGTCTGTGGTGACTCTGCCATGGTGGTGAGCCACCGGCACACCGCATCGTCGATGACTGCCAGGCCTGCGAGGAGCATGAGGGCCTCGCCTGCGGCGGCGCCGTCACTCAACAGGCAGGTGCCCAGTGCGGTCACCACCCGGCCTTGAGCATCGGGATCCACCGTCGCACCGTCGAGGAGAAGGTGACCGGCTCGCATCTGGTCGCTCACCGGCCCGCCGAGAAGGCTGTGGATCGCTGTCTCCGCCAGGCCGGCTCGGGCGATACAGAACAACGCGAAGCTTCTGGTGTTCGGATCGTCGAGCTCGCTCAGCCGGCGCGACAGGTCGACGGGCTGCGCCGGGGCGGCGAGAAACTCCGCCACGCTGTGATGAATGAAGGCGATTGCCGTGCCGTCCGACACCACCAACGAGGTCGCGGTCAGGCTCTCGCGTAGAGCCTCGCGGCCCTCGGCCGAGTTGAGCCATGACCGGACCGACGTGGGTGCCTCTGCGGTGCAATAGTCGGTTACCGACCGGAAGAGCGCACCGGGCCCCGACTGGACCGTTGCCGTCGCGGCGACCATCAGAAGGTGGTCGATGTTGTCGGCGAGCCAGACCTCGGCCTCCTGGACGGCGAGGCTCGGCAGCTGTCCACGTGACCGGCGAAGGAGTTCCACGAACTGCTCGTAGAGCTCGGTCCGCGAGGTCGGAAGACGAGCTGCGCGGTCGAACTCGTGGATCACCGCGGCCATGGCCGCCATCAGGGGGACTCGGATCAGGTTCGCCAGCGGCCCGGTCCCGAAGCGGGTGAGGAACCGCCTCGCCTCGCCTCGAGGATCGGGATTACGGCGGTAAGCGAACCACTTCTCGGCGAACAGCTCGAGGCGCCCGTCATCGAACACGCATAGTCGCAGTTCGGTAGCCGGAACGCCGGCGTCCAGGGGAGATCGGCTGGTGATGACGAGCCGCATCGTTCGGCTTCGGCTCGTGACTTCAAGGCGGATCAGGGTGAGCAGTCGGCTGCGTTCGGTCGACGACAGGATCTCGTCGACACCGTCGATGATGATCAGCCACTCGGCGCCCCGGGCCGGTCGTCGCCGAAAGACGTCAGCGCCGATGGACACCCCCCGTTCCGTGAAGTGGTCGGCGAGTGCCTCCGCCAGCGTCTCCCCGTGGGCCTCGGCGAGGCCCGCGGCGGGAACTCGTACCGCGACCGTGCTGCTCACCGGTGCCGCCGTCCGCCGGAACCAGCCCGCGTTCAACCAGAACTCGGCGGACTCGCGGACGATGTTCTTCGCGAGTGTCGACTTTCCCGTGCCGGGCCCGCCGACCATGACGACGTCGGTGAATTCGGTGAGCATCTCGTGCGCGTCGAAGTATGTCGGTTCCCCCGACGAGCGCTCCGACACCGTCTTCTCGGTCTGCAGTTCGACGTAGGTGTCGCCGATCAGTGGCTGGCCGATCGACCACGGCTCGTATGCGGACTGCTCTGCCGTGACTCGCTGCGCTTCGAGTAGTCGCCGCACCACGGGCGCGGGGAGTCTTCCCGCTGGTAGCCACCGTCGCCGAGAACGCGTACCCCGCAGCCATCCGAGGCCGAGGGCGACGCCGAAGGCGCCGAGTACGGCGCATACCGCGCTGACGACCGAACCGACCTTGTCCAGGACATCGAGACCGGGGAGCAGATCCACCATGCGAGCGTAGGAGTGCTCGGCAACGACGGATGTCGCTTGGTCGGCATTGCCGGCCCCGTCGGGTGGGTCGTCAGGCGGAGGCGTGGGCGGGTGTCGGGGTGGGGGCGGGCAGGGCGGTGGTGCCGCCGGGCAGGACGAAGGAGAGCAGCACGGCGAGGCCGGTGAAGCCGGTCGTCCACCAGAACGCCGCGTGGAACGCCGTGGTCGTCGAGCCCGAGCCGGTCGTCGACGTCGCCAGGATCACCGCGAGCAGGGCTACCCCGACCGAGCCGCCGACCTGCTGGGCGATCCGGGTCACGATGCCGGCGTGCGGCATCTCGTCCCGGTCCAGGCCGACGAAGGCGACCGTCATCAGTGGAATCATCACCATGCCCAGGCCCAGGCCGCGGACGAACAGCGCGACCAGCAGCAGCCATGTCGTGGTGCCGGTGCCGGCGAAGGCGAACGGCACGGTGGCCGCGCCGACCAGCAGGAAGCCGAGGAAGACCACCCAGCGGGCGCCGATCCGGTCCAGCATGCGGGTCGCGACGGTACGGCTGATCAGCGACCCCACGCCCTGCGGGATCAGCAGTAGACCGGCGCCGAGCGCGTCCTCGCCGCGCAGTTCCTGCCAGTAGAGCGGTAGCAGCAGCATCGAGCCGTAGAGGGCGGCCCCGGACAGGAACATCAGGGTGGTCGCGGCCCAGGTCGGCCGCGAGCGCAGCACGTCGAGGTCGACGAGCGCGTCACCGCGGTGGCGCAGCGCCCAGACGACGAACGCGGCCAGCAGGACCGCGCCGCCGGCCAGCGGCGGATAGACGTCGGGCTGGGTGAATCCGCCGCCGCCGGTGACGTTCGACAGGCCCCAGAGTAGGGCGACGAGGGCGGGGGAGAGTAGGAGCAGGCCCACCACGTCCAGTTTGACGCGGCGGCCGGACCGGTCGGCCGGGATCATCCGCTGGGCGAGAACCAGGCCGGCCACGCAGAGCGGCACGTTTACCAGGAAGAGCAACTGCCAGTCGCCGGCGCCGAGGATCAGCCCGCCGATCACCGGCCCCAGGATCGGGCCGAGCGCGGTGGGCAGGGCGATGACCGACATCAGCCGGTTGCGGTCGGCGCCCTGGGCCGCCTGCATGATCATCGTGGTCATCAGGGGGATCATCACGCCGCCGCCCAGGCCCTGCAGCACCCGGAAGGCGATCAGGCTGGGCGCGTTCCAGGCCATCGAGCACAGCACCGAACCGGCCAGGAAGGCGGCCAGCGCGACCATCCACAGTCGCTTGGCGCCGAGTCGGCTCTGCAGCCAGCCGACGGTCGGGATCACCAC of the Actinoplanes sichuanensis genome contains:
- a CDS encoding NACHT domain-containing protein, with translation MDLLPGLDVLDKVGSVVSAVCAVLGAFGVALGLGWLRGTRSRRRWLPAGRLPAPVVRRLLEAQRVTAEQSAYEPWSIGQPLIGDTYVELQTEKTVSERSSGEPTYFDAHEMLTEFTDVVMVGGPGTGKSTLAKNIVRESAEFWLNAGWFRRTAAPVSSTVAVRVPAAGLAEAHGETLAEALADHFTERGVSIGADVFRRRPARGAEWLIIIDGVDEILSSTERSRLLTLIRLEVTSRSRTMRLVITSRSPLDAGVPATELRLCVFDDGRLELFAEKWFAYRRNPDPRGEARRFLTRFGTGPLANLIRVPLMAAMAAVIHEFDRAARLPTSRTELYEQFVELLRRSRGQLPSLAVQEAEVWLADNIDHLLMVAATATVQSGPGALFRSVTDYCTAEAPTSVRSWLNSAEGREALRESLTATSLVVSDGTAIAFIHHSVAEFLAAPAQPVDLSRRLSELDDPNTRSFALFCIARAGLAETAIHSLLGGPVSDQMRAGHLLLDGATVDPDAQGRVVTALGTCLLSDGAAAGEALMLLAGLAVIDDAVCRWLTTMAESPQTPPWPRTLISDKIADIDAALGEQLLVAVASDRRIGTPCRRWAARRLTSRGNRMGGHLLKGVDNWVGSTAPVDEAGTSLTVVADQQIAMDQRHTLDVRAEATLRLVDDHFDVDPRLQDVLERICRDGGAPVDIRCKAAAAVARRRGTDGIRVIQDLLREPSTPPDTVAVMVETLATRTDGAAADLLHATATDRTVPLATRTSILASARHNYNCRLPSDLALDPTAEPDLRTEAIRFFRNHGGGHGVMHALCVDRSAPRPTRALVIDTMRHGSCRDDPRLLLQVATDPDEDGMLRLDAARALLDRNDPAAHRILLDLASDQRAEWWPLPGAAAVRRYLHPRISSPAEEPSRSTPDPVEQPDLPDELPADPEQLCRLVSRAAVALGHRKAAATRLLAVADSPTMDWLISFAWTRNGDDTRGPDDLGWLRNLVVDHLVGPSGSLDRCRAMVLDARYDPGTRGRLIIHLVRNGNQSDLSRVRRLALAPEIDVRAREILLDRLLQRHDPEDVVVLIDTALQPHDSRLAGPVVRKLLAVGEHQAVRRLWPSMWDDRIGYETRLVIGETLAYAGSPADHDEVRRLISAAVIPPAIRLRLAEILSHRGDRLAREALRGLACDDELDGQTRAKALALIAVPREPADLLAIRRVALGYNAPGELRESAMRSLGSIGTAGALGVIKAIGQDPSNSIELRRSAGETLAQLGDQTGLVILDQLASPDSHSGRPFRHLPEIARR
- a CDS encoding MDR family MFS transporter yields the protein MSLPPARTTDDTAMRTAIAVLVGGIAVILDSTIVSVALHELAADLNADVSTIQWVSTAYLLALGVVIPTVGWLQSRLGAKRLWMVALAAFLAGSVLCSMAWNAPSLIAFRVLQGLGGGVMIPLMTTMIMQAAQGADRNRLMSVIALPTALGPILGPVIGGLILGAGDWQLLFLVNVPLCVAGLVLAQRMIPADRSGRRVKLDVVGLLLLSPALVALLWGLSNVTGGGGFTQPDVYPPLAGGAVLLAAFVVWALRHRGDALVDLDVLRSRPTWAATTLMFLSGAALYGSMLLLPLYWQELRGEDALGAGLLLIPQGVGSLISRTVATRMLDRIGARWVVFLGFLLVGAATVPFAFAGTGTTTWLLLVALFVRGLGLGMVMIPLMTVAFVGLDRDEMPHAGIVTRIAQQVGGSVGVALLAVILATSTTGSGSTTTAFHAAFWWTTGFTGLAVLLSFVLPGGTTALPAPTPTPAHASA